Genomic segment of Nostoc sp. TCL240-02:
ATAGAGAAATTATTTTTGTCCGCCAATATAGACATGCAGTAGGTGAATTTTTCTTGGAACTACCAGCAGGAAATTTTGATCCTACAAAAGAGAGTGCAGAAGTAGCAGCAATTAGAGAATTTACCGAAGAAACTGGTTATATACCCCAAGAATTTAGAAAAATAGGTAATCTATATGATAAGCCAAGCAAAGATACAAATAAAATCCATTTATTTTTAGCAGAAAATGTAAGTAAAGTTGGAGAGCAAAAACTAGATATTACCGAAGAGATTGAAATTGTATTTATTCTCGTGGAATCAGTTTTAGATAAAATTATTCAAGGAGAAATTTCTGTGGCGGGAACTGTCGCGGCTCTCTTTTTAGGTTTAAATTTTATTAATTAACCCAAGTTGCGGGTTATCAAATTCTACACTTGTCAATTCATGCGATCGCACAAGATAAGCTGACGGTTGCGCGTAGCGCAACCGTGACTTAGACTCAACTCTCAGTGTAAATATTAAATAAGCTTATAGTATTAAAATTGACTTTCCTCTGTAATTGATTAAGTAGCTAGGGAGACGATTATTTTGAGCTATTCTACTTTCTTCTCTTGCACCTGAATATACTTCTTTGGTCTGATCATCTCAGTATGTCAGCTTTTCTTTCTTTTTCAGCAAGCCCTATTTATAAACACCCTTTAAGCTTTTTCCGCAATGTTTCCATGTAAATGTAAAACACTGGAGTTAGATAGAGAGTCAATATCTGAGAAAACAGCAATCCACCAACGATCGCAATCCCTAAAGGACGACGCGCTTCTGAACCCACTCCTGTACCCAGAGCAATGGGGAGTGTACCAATTAAAGCTGCCATCGTCGTCATCATAATTGGACGGAAGCGAATCAAGCAAGCGGCATAAATGGCATCAAAGGTATTTTTACCTTCCTTTCGTTGCGCTTCAATGGCAAAATCCACCAGCATAATCCCATTTTTCTTGACGATGCCTACTAGCAGGATGATGCCGATGAAAGAGTAAAGGTTTAAGTCAACCTGGAAAATCAGCAGTGTCAGTAATGCACCAAAACCCGCCGAAGGTAAACCGGAAAGAATGGTAATCGGGTGAATGAAATCCTCATAGAGGATACCGAGAATTAGATAAATTACTAAAATAGACACCAACAACAGCACGCCTAAATCGTTGAAAGACTGTTGAAAGGTCTGTGCTGAACCCTGAAAGCTAGTGGTAATTGTTGATGGTAGCACCTCACTGGCTGCTTGCTTAATGGCTTCTGTCGCCTGACTTAGAGACGTTCCTGGGAGTGTATCAAAAGAGATAGTTGAAGAGGGGAGTTGAGCAACGTGAGTGACAGTGAGGGGACCGACATTTTGAGTAATATTAGCGATCGCACTCAGGGGAACAAGTTTCCCTGTACTTGATTGCACATAGAGCATCGATAGGGCGCTAGGATCTCGTTGAAACTCCGGTTTTACTTCCAAGATTACATAGAATTGGTCATTTGGGGTATAAATAGTGGAAACCTGACTGGAACCATAGGCTGCGCTGAGGGTTTGTTCAACCTGTTGTGCAGTAATCCCAAGAGTTGCAGCTTTGTTGTGGTCAAATTTGACTTGGATTTGGGGAGTGCTGAGTTGTAAATCGGTGTCAACGTTCTGGAGTCCTGGTAGGGTTTTGACTTTATCTACAAGTTTAGGAACGTATTGACGTAAGTCTTGCAGATTTAAACTCTGCAATGTGAACTGATAAGTAGAATTAGTTTGTTGTCCACCGATGGGAATAGCTGGCGGAGAACGGAGGAATGTCTTAACCCCAACTACACGTCTCAACTTGGGGGTTAACTCTTGAATGATTTGGTCAGCACTCAGTTGACGTTGAGAACGTGGCTTGAGCCGAATTGTAATTCGCCCGGAGTTGACTGATGCATTCGGCCCACTTGCACCCACAATCGAGTCAACCGCTTCAATGTTAGGGTCTTGACGAATGATATCAACAACCTTTTGCTGGTGATGCCGCATATCATCAAAAGAAATATCTTGCGCTCCTTTGGTATTCCCCATCAGTTGTCCGGTGTCTTCGGTGGGAATAAAGCCTTTGGGAACGATGACGAACAAATAGACAGTCATTACCAGCAAAATACCAGAACCGATTAGTGTCATCAGACGGTATTTTAGAATCGGCTTGAGCGTCCAATCATATCCTTGCAGTAGTAAATCAAATGCTCGTTCTGAGACGCGATACACCAGATTTGGCTTTTGCTGATGGGATGAACTTAAGAAACGACTGCACAACATTGGAGTGAGACTGAGGGAAACAAAACCCGAAACCAAAATTGCCACTGCGATCGTCACGGCAAATTCATGAAATAATTTACCGATTATTCCACTCATAAACATAATGGGGATGAACACCGCCACTAGGGAGAGGGTCATTGACAAAATGGTAAAGCTGATTTCCCTCGATCCCTTTAATGCCGCGTTTAGGGGAGATTCGCCCATTTCTCGATAACGGACGATATTTTCTAACACCACGATCGCATCATCCACCACAAAGCCTACAGAAAGTGTCAACGCCATGAGGGAGAGGTTGTCTAGGGAGAAGCCTGATAGATACATCACAGCAAAAGTGCCAATGATGGCTACAGGTAGCGCCAAACTAGGAATCAGCGTTGCAGTTGTATCACGCAAGAATAAGAAAATTACTAAGACAACTAGACAAACTGACAAAACTAAGGTAAATTTCACATCGTTGACAGAGGCGCGGATAGTTTGGGAGCGATCGTACATAATCCCCATCTCAATGGATTTGGGAACTTGTTCGCGGAGTGTAGGTAAGAGTTTCTGGATGGCATCAACGATATTTACCGTGTTAGCTCCCGGCTGCGGCTGTACAGCGAGAACAACAGAATGACGGTTTGTTACCTTGCGATCGCTATATAAATTGGAGACTTTGACATTTTGTTCACTGTCAATTACCTGCCCCAAATCCTGGAGGCGCACAGTAGCACCATTTTTGTAGCTTACAATCAACTGGCGGTAGCTGGCAGCGTCGGTAAGTTGACCGTTCGCCTGAATTGTATAACTTTTGTAAGTGCCAGACAGACTACCTGTTGGTAAATTGACATTTCCTTGTTGAATAGCAGTTTTTACCTGATTTAAACCAATTCCCCTCGATGCCAACTCTCGCGGGTCAAGCTGGACGCGGACTGCATATTGCTGTTGACCAAAAACCTGTACCTGAGCAACACCATCAATCATCGAGATTGGCTGACCAACTGTTACCTCTGCGTATTCATCTACTGTAGAGATTGGCTGTGTCTCAGAATACATATAGAGGAAGAGAACTGGTGAAACAGAGGGGTTGACTTTGCGGTAAGTGGGCGGATGAGGCATTCCGGCGGGTAGTTGTCCGGCGGCGGCTGAGATGGCTGCCTGTACATCTTTGGCGGCATCTTCCACTCTGCGGCTAAAGTCAAATTGTAGGGAGATGTTAGTGCTACCAGTTGAACTAGTGGAATTAAATGAATTGAGTCCGGC
This window contains:
- a CDS encoding efflux RND transporter permease subunit, with the translated sequence MNLSEPFIRRPVMTTLVMIGILIFGLMSYFLLPISALPNVEYPFISVSASLPGATPETMASSVAAPLERQFTEIAGLNSFNSTSSTGSTNISLQFDFSRRVEDAAKDVQAAISAAAGQLPAGMPHPPTYRKVNPSVSPVLFLYMYSETQPISTVDEYAEVTVGQPISMIDGVAQVQVFGQQQYAVRVQLDPRELASRGIGLNQVKTAIQQGNVNLPTGSLSGTYKSYTIQANGQLTDAASYRQLIVSYKNGATVRLQDLGQVIDSEQNVKVSNLYSDRKVTNRHSVVLAVQPQPGANTVNIVDAIQKLLPTLREQVPKSIEMGIMYDRSQTIRASVNDVKFTLVLSVCLVVLVIFLFLRDTTATLIPSLALPVAIIGTFAVMYLSGFSLDNLSLMALTLSVGFVVDDAIVVLENIVRYREMGESPLNAALKGSREISFTILSMTLSLVAVFIPIMFMSGIIGKLFHEFAVTIAVAILVSGFVSLSLTPMLCSRFLSSSHQQKPNLVYRVSERAFDLLLQGYDWTLKPILKYRLMTLIGSGILLVMTVYLFVIVPKGFIPTEDTGQLMGNTKGAQDISFDDMRHHQQKVVDIIRQDPNIEAVDSIVGASGPNASVNSGRITIRLKPRSQRQLSADQIIQELTPKLRRVVGVKTFLRSPPAIPIGGQQTNSTYQFTLQSLNLQDLRQYVPKLVDKVKTLPGLQNVDTDLQLSTPQIQVKFDHNKAATLGITAQQVEQTLSAAYGSSQVSTIYTPNDQFYVILEVKPEFQRDPSALSMLYVQSSTGKLVPLSAIANITQNVGPLTVTHVAQLPSSTISFDTLPGTSLSQATEAIKQAASEVLPSTITTSFQGSAQTFQQSFNDLGVLLLVSILVIYLILGILYEDFIHPITILSGLPSAGFGALLTLLIFQVDLNLYSFIGIILLVGIVKKNGIMLVDFAIEAQRKEGKNTFDAIYAACLIRFRPIMMTTMAALIGTLPIALGTGVGSEARRPLGIAIVGGLLFSQILTLYLTPVFYIYMETLRKKLKGCL
- a CDS encoding NUDIX hydrolase; its protein translation is MSNLKKWKTLKSQMVLDNPWCQVRQDEIELPNGKIIDDYFVSIKPDVAMVLPVTSNREIIFVRQYRHAVGEFFLELPAGNFDPTKESAEVAAIREFTEETGYIPQEFRKIGNLYDKPSKDTNKIHLFLAENVSKVGEQKLDITEEIEIVFILVESVLDKIIQGEISVAGTVAALFLGLNFIN